One segment of Prionailurus bengalensis isolate Pbe53 chromosome X, Fcat_Pben_1.1_paternal_pri, whole genome shotgun sequence DNA contains the following:
- the TSC22D3 gene encoding TSC22 domain family protein 3 isoform X2 yields the protein MNAEMYQTPMEVAVYQLHNFNISFFSSLLGGDVVSVKLDNSASGASVVAIDNKIEQAMDLVKNHLMYAVREEVEILKEQIRELVEKNSQLERENTLLKTLASPEQLEKFQSRLSPEEPVPETPHAPEAPGGSAV from the exons ATGAACGCCGAAATGTATCAGACCCCCATGGAGGTGGCGGTCTATCAGCTGCACAATTTCAAcatctccttcttctcttccttgctTGGAGGGGATGTGGTTTCCGTTAAGCTGGATAACAG TGCCTCTGGAGCCAGCGTGGTGGCCATAGACAACAAGATTGAGCAGGCCATG GATCTGGTGAAGAATCATCTGATGTATGCAgtcagagaggaggtggagaTCCTGAAGGAGCAGATCCGGGAGCTGGTGGAGAAGAACTCCCAGCTGGAGCGTGAGAACACCCTCCTGAAGACCCTGGCAAGCCCAGAGCAGCTGGAGAAGTTCCAGTCCCGCCTGAGCCCCGAAGAGCCAGTTCCAGAAACCCCACACGCACCTGAGGCCCCCGGTGGTTCTGCGGTGTAA
- the TSC22D3 gene encoding TSC22 domain family protein 3 isoform X3, which produces MAFQPPYSPSLFRKRDNASGASVVAIDNKIEQAMDLVKNHLMYAVREEVEILKEQIRELVEKNSQLERENTLLKTLASPEQLEKFQSRLSPEEPVPETPHAPEAPGGSAV; this is translated from the exons ATGGCATTTCAGCCTCCTTATTCCCCCAGCCTCTTCAGAAAAAGGGACAA TGCCTCTGGAGCCAGCGTGGTGGCCATAGACAACAAGATTGAGCAGGCCATG GATCTGGTGAAGAATCATCTGATGTATGCAgtcagagaggaggtggagaTCCTGAAGGAGCAGATCCGGGAGCTGGTGGAGAAGAACTCCCAGCTGGAGCGTGAGAACACCCTCCTGAAGACCCTGGCAAGCCCAGAGCAGCTGGAGAAGTTCCAGTCCCGCCTGAGCCCCGAAGAGCCAGTTCCAGAAACCCCACACGCACCTGAGGCCCCCGGTGGTTCTGCGGTGTAA
- the TSC22D3 gene encoding TSC22 domain family protein 3 isoform X5 → MDLVKNHLMYAVREEVEILKEQIRELVEKNSQLERENTLLKTLASPEQLEKFQSRLSPEEPVPETPHAPEAPGGSAV, encoded by the exons ATG GATCTGGTGAAGAATCATCTGATGTATGCAgtcagagaggaggtggagaTCCTGAAGGAGCAGATCCGGGAGCTGGTGGAGAAGAACTCCCAGCTGGAGCGTGAGAACACCCTCCTGAAGACCCTGGCAAGCCCAGAGCAGCTGGAGAAGTTCCAGTCCCGCCTGAGCCCCGAAGAGCCAGTTCCAGAAACCCCACACGCACCTGAGGCCCCCGGTGGTTCTGCGGTGTAA